The DNA segment GTACTTCGTGGGGGGCTTGGAAAATCTGGAGGAACACCTCAAGAATCTGGAATACAGTTCAAATTAAACTCGCCCTCAAACTACGAGATTCAATGGGTTCAACTTGTATTAACAGGAGATAGAGATTTTTGCTTAAATGATGAGCCGTATTTTTTGTTTGCTGAAGGCTTAGATTGTAATCAAATTTCTTGCTATCCCTACTCTGGAAATAAGGAAACAAACGACTCACCAAATATGGCGTTACCCGCTGGTGCGATTAAAGCAAGAGCGTCGGATTCATTTAAAATGTATTTGATGTACAAGCCAGATAAGAATTCTACCTGGGTTACGCTGGCAGTGATTGAATGGAACTGGGCATGTAATTTTCAATTTGTAAGTAATCATTGGGTGCCAGTTATATCGTCTCAAAAGAAGATGGTAACAAGCAAGACAAGTAGTCATGAATTTCCTAAATGGAATAAAAACGTGCGAGGCATGAGTACATTTACCAAACAACCGAAGTTTAGTTGTCCTTGGTAACCAATTACGGGTTTAGATCAATTGTATTAAGAGTAACAGATTTAAACAACATGAGGGTGATTTGTATGAAGAACTTGAGCTACTTAATAATATTCAGTTTAGTTGTGATATTAATGCTACTCTGGCTTTCAGTTCAAGAAAAGAAAAGTTCAGGTTTAACAAACAATTCCCAGAGCCGCCAAGAGGAAAAGAGTACTTTGACTGTTGAAAATAATACCCAGGATGAACTGTACCCTATAATAGAATGGGGGAGTCCAGTTGAAGGATTTCAGCTATCAATTGCTTCATCAAAATCTGAATATTCAAATGGGGAAACTATTAAAGTACGATTCTCGTTGAAAAATGTCACACAAAGAACTTTTTATTTGGGGCTAAGCCACAGTGTAGAAGAGTCTTACCCCTTGTTTATTTATCGGGATAGTAATGAGAAAATCGGATTAACTTTGAGAGGTGAAGAATTCATGAAGTTTTCTCGAATTTATGGCGGATCAATGGGAATATACCTAAAACCTAACGAAATATGCACAACCAGGTCAATTATAATTAACGAACTTTATGACTTGAAGATGCCAGGGATTTATTTTATATCAACAGAAACAGCCGTACCAAGGCTAAGTAAAAAGGGTAGCTCTATTGTAAAATCAGGAACAATTAAAATTGTTATTAGGAATAAATAGGTCATTGTTGTAACTAAAGCATTGCTGAGGGCTAAGTCTTTTAGTCAAACGTAAACCCATACAGCCCCTGAAAAAAAGAGAAGTGGTAAATACCAATGGTTCAACAAAATCATCGAAATTTATTTCAGTGGAAAACAATCGGACTTTGTTTGATTGTAATTCTTGTTCTTATTCCAATGGTTGCGGTTTTATCCCAAAATACACCTCAACCTACTATTTCGGGAAAAACCGCCACCGTCGCCCTCATCCCCTTTGGCTCAGTCAATGCCGGGCCATTCATCTTCAGCGTAGACTCCGACCATGACGGGATGCCCGATGATGCCGAACTCCAAAATGGCACCAATCCCAATAACCCACTTGACGCTGATGCCGACCCGGATGGCGATGGTCTGACCAATGGCGATGAAGTGACACTTGGGACAAACCCGAACAGTGCTGATTCCGATGGCGATGGGATTGATGACGGGACGGAAGTCCAGCTTGGCTACGACCCGAAAGACCCGGCGAGCTTCCCTTCGGACAATGGGCCAACTGTGGTTGCCATTGAAGTGACTCCACGTTCGATTGGGTTGAGTCGGTCGGCGATTCTTCCTCCGGACCCGGTTCAAATTACGGTCACGGGAACCCTCAGCACTGGCGAAACAGTTGACCTGACCAGCAACCCGGCGACCAGTTTTCAAGCCTTAAATCCAGCCGTGGCAACGGTTGACAGCTTCGGCAAAATTGTTGCCGTGAGCCCCGGTTCGACCACCATTCGGGTTCGCAATGCCAACCTGTCATCGGACATTCTGGTGGCGGTGTCGCAGGCGACATCGGGAATTGAGAAGGCACTCCGCTTGCCGGGATTTGCCAATAACGTAGACGTCAAAGACCGCTTCGCGTATGTCGCCTGTGGACTGGCGGGACTTCAGGTCGTGGATGCCCGTGACCCACAAACAGCACGTATCGTCGGTTCGGTCGAACTCCCAGGCAATGCGAATGATGTCCGGGTGGCGGGGAACTTCGCCTATGTCGCGTGTGGTGAAGGCGGCTTGCAGGTGGTGGATATTTCCACGCCGTCGAATCCAATCCTGGCGGGCGGCGCTCAGTTTGGACGGGCGGTGGATGTCGTGGTCAAGGGGAATTTCGCTTTCGTGGCGGCGGGTGAGAACGGCTTGAAAGTGTTTGACCTCAGTTTTGCTCCGTACATTTCTGAAATCGGCAGCTTCCCATTAACCGATCCAACCACTCAGTTTGCCAACGGTGTGGACGTGGATGAAGCCCGCCAACTGGCCTACCTCGCGGTCGCCAACGGCGGAGTGTACATCCTCGATGTGGCAACGCCGGCCAACCCGCAATTGCGAAGCATGGCCGAGGTTGGGTTGCTCAATGGTGATGTTGCGGCATTGGGAACAACCGCTCAGGTCATCGGGTACAGTGCCAACACGACGGGAGGGCCAATCGTTTCCATTGATACCCAGACACCGGAAGCTCCAGCCTATGGCGGCATTACCGACTTTTTCCAGGGCCGGTCCAGTGATGCTGAAGTTCGCAACGACCTGATGTTCACTGCCATCAATGGCGGCCCAACAACCGGCTTTATTCCCGTGTTTCGGCAACTCCCCGGCCAGGTAAAACCAGTCTATTTGGGAGCTTACACCTGCTTCAACCTTGCTGGATTGAATCCCTTCCCCTATGCCACTGGCATTGCGGTGGACAATTCACGAATTTACCTTACGGCGGCGGCTCGAACCACCAGTCAAAATGAACGCACCGGAGATACCGCCCTCCAAATCGTGAAGTATGGTGAAAATGATACCTCGGACATGGCTCCAGTGGTTGAAATCACCAACCCGGTGACCAGCGGTATCGTCGTTGGCAGTGAGCAGCTTCCGATTCGGGTGACGGCCACGGATGATGTGGCCGTGGTCGGCGTCGAAGTCAAAGTCAACGGCGTGGTGGCTGGAAATCTGACTGAGTCGCCCTACGAACTGGCATATCCAGTTCCAGTCGGAGGCCAATCGTTGGAAATTACCGCACGCGCGATAGATGCGGCGGGCAATGTCGGAGAAGCCCTCCCCGTCACGGTCACCATCGAAGCCGACCCGCTGACCTCCGTTGTCGGACAGGTGGTGGATGCGGGTGGAAATCCAATTTCCAACGTGTCGGTGACGCTGGATGGAGAGTCAATTTCAGGAATTACCGAAGGCGATGGCCGGTTCACTCTGCCGAATGTGAGCACCGTGCCGTTTGAACGAACCGTCTCTGTGACGGCGGTAGACAGTCTCCTCAACCGGCGCGGGCGTTCGGCTGCCGTGACGATGGTTCGCGGAGGCGTGACGGATGTTGGAATGATTCGACTGGCTGGCGTGCGTTCAGCCCTGCTGCCTTCGGGCCTGTCGGCACTCGGCGTTTCCACCTTGAATCAGGATGGACATTCAGATTTGTTCGTTGGATTTTCAGACCAGCCCAGCGAAATCAGGCTTGCGGATGGAAACGGCGAATTCCTTCCAGATTCGGCCTTTGCCTTGCCGTTTGAAACCGTGACGGCTGGAATTGTCGGCCCCAATCTCTTCGATAATTTGCTGGTTCAGCTTCCGGGCCAAAGCGGTCAGGGGACGGTGGTCCAGCTTGATCCAGCTTCGGGCGTGACGGGGACCACCACGTTTGCCACCGGACTGACCGGTGAGTGCGAGCAAATGGCACGTGGGTTGGACTTCCCAGGGTTTTCAGGCTCACAAAAACAGGTGCTCGCTTTTCTGCACACGACCGGAGGTACGCAACTGACCATCCGGGTTGAAACGGCCAGCGGGAATTTCGGCGATCCAATCCAGGTGCCGATTGCGGCGGGAATTCCGCTCCGAAGCCTGCATCTGCTTGATGTCACCCAGGATAACCTGGCTGACCTGGTTGCCGTGGCGGACATTTCGGAACTCGATACCCGGTTGATTGTGATTCCGCGCACCTCACCCACCACTTTTGGTTCACCGATTGAGACGCCGCTGGCCGTTCGAACCGCCGTGCCGACGCTCGGAACGGAAGACGTGGTGCTGGCGAACTTCGGCGGAAGTCAGGGGTTAGACGTGGCCGTGATGGGAGACGACCGGGTGCGGGTGTACGCCAATGATGGGACGGGGCGATACCAGATCCAGCGGGAAATTCCGTTGCCGGAAGGAATGACCCCGCTCTGTTTAGGCCGAAGTGAAACCAGAGGAATCGAAATTCTGACTGTTTTCCTGCAACCAGCCAATAGCCCAACCGAACGGGTGGTGTGGTTTGGAGACGGTGACGCGTTCCGGTTTGAATCGCCCGCCGGAAATGACGAATCCCGACTGAGAATCGGCAGTTTTGCCGGTGAACGGGACTTTGACCTGGTGATCGTCGAAGGCCGAAAGCTCACCACGCTGGTGGATGTTTTGAAAAACGATACACCTGAGCAGTAATGCCAGTTTGTAGTCAGTAGATCGTAGTCAGTAGTTCACTAACTTCAATTGATTGAATTACTTGACTGTTTTCTAAGACGATCACTTCATTCCAAAATGGTATAATACCATTTTGGAATGAACCTATCGCATTACGGGAAAGCTAAATCATTGGGAGAATTGTATTTCCTGAACCCTGAACCCGATACCCTGAACCCCAAATGGTATAAGACCAATTCTGGTTCAGGGGCAGAAGCACCAGATAAGGAAAATAGCCTGTGGTTTGCGATTATTTTACGGCTGGTTCACGGTTGGTTCACGGTAAATTGGAATGGATAGGTAACCAGCGGAAATCCATTCACAACCAGTTGAATGGTGTTCATACCGGGTATGAGACTCAATTGTGCTGGAGTTCCCTTCAAAATGAGTTTTGTTTCAGTTCGACGTTTGATTCGCGAACTCACATCCACCTGATTGATTTTGACCACCAGTGAGTCTTTATCCAACCCGTCACCAGTGAGCGTCAATTTATTTTCTTTAATCGTAAGGGACGAAATTTGTGGCTGCGGATCACTCAGTTTCTTTCCAATGGGACCAATTCCTGGCTTGCCTGGTCTTCCAACGCCTTTGACCACTCGCACAAACCCGTTGAAGTACAATTGATACAGGTTCCCCTGCTGGTCAAAAACAATACTCAGAAGGTCTCCGAGTGTTTCTTTCAGACTTATTACCACCGGGTCACGAGGCAAGGTGGTAATGATTCCAGTCCGGGCATCCACCCGACGAACGGTCCGCTCAGATGGTGAACACAGATAGAGATTGCCATCGGCATCAATGGCCAGGTCAGTAATCCACCCCGCCCCGGTTTCGGTTGCCGGCACGCCATCAGTCATGATTTCGGTTGACCGGTTCCCAGCCACATGAGTCATGGTTTTGGTCTGAGCATCAATTCGGCGGATCTGGCTGGTTGAATACAAATTGCTGATCACAAAGATATTTCCCCCGCCATCAGCCGCAAGTTCCTGGCAGTACCCACCCAGTTCATGGGTGCGGGCAAGCGTGGTTAGAATCCCAGTCCGGGAATCCACCTGGCGGATACGGTAACTTTCCCCAATGATCAGGTTAGAGGTGGGATCAGTGGTAATGCCTGTGGGAAACACCGGCGTCTGCAGCGCATACGTTCCTTCTTCCTCGGCCACAACAGACCCGTTTCCAGCTACCGTGGAAATGATGTTGGTTTGACGATCCACCAGACGAACTCGAGGGCCAATTTGTAAAGCCGGGTTTCCTAAATCAGAAATCAGCAAATTGTCATTTGGAAGAAAATGCAAATCGTTTACCTGGGCCAGATTGGCCTCTTCAGATGGGCCGCCATCCCCATCAAACCCAGGGGTTCCAGTTCCAGCAACCTGAGCAATCCGGCCAGTTTCGGGGGTAACTTGGAGAACTCCCGATGAAACGCCGAGGTAGACTTTTCCATCAGAATCCACATTCAAGGCCCGGACACTCGGAATCCGGGTATTGAAGGACAGCAGTTCCTCCAGATTTAGCTCGCGAGGATGTTCAGCGCCGGCAATGAGGGTGAGGCGCTGGGACTGGGCATCAAATCGCCAAATCCCAGCCTTGGATCCAATGTAAATGTTATCGTTGCCATCCAGTTGAATTCCAATCACTTCTGGCGGGCCACCCGCCTCCAGAAACTCAGGCGTGAGAAGGGTCGAAAGAATGCCGGTTTGCAAATCCACGCTTCGGACTCCACGATTGGGATACTCTCCAATGACCAGATTCCCTCTTTTATCCAGGGCGATACTTTTTGGAGTCATCCGGGCATTGGTGGCCGGCCCCCCATCGCCGCTATATCCCAAATATCCATTTCCAGCCACCGTGGTAATAACGCCGGATGCGGCATCAATGCGACGCACCCGGTAGTTTCCAACATCGGCAATAAACAGATTTCCGGCCTGGTCCAGGGTAAACAGCTTAGTTTTTATTACTCCGTTAAAATTGAACGTAGCCTGGGTGGCCGGCCCCCCATCACCACTTGACCCCTTTTGGCCTGTTCCAGCCACGAGTTGAATAATCTGGCTGTCAGGATTCAGGGAAAAGATCTGATTCAAGTCTTCAAAATAAAGCCGGTTGTTCTGGTCAATGGTCAACCCCTGGGCTTTGACCAGTAAGAATTTATCGGCGGGTGTCCCGTCCGTGCGGGATCGCCCTCCGCCAACCACGGTGGTAATAATTCCAGTGAGCGCGTCAACTCGGCGAATCCGCCGTCCGTTGTTATCAGAAATAAAAAGATTTCCAGCCCGATCCAAAACTACGTCATGGGCATCCACCAGCCTTGCCGCCCTGGCCGGGCCGCCGTCTTTAATACTCCCAGCGATATCCCCGCCAACAATCGTGGTTACAATCCGGGTGTCGGCATCAATTCGGCGGATCCGTATACCATCAGCGGTGTAAATATTGCCGAGGGTATCAACGGTAAAGAGCGAAGTTTCCAAAGAAACCGACGGATCAGTGGCCCTGGCGCCATCACCATTGTATGCCGCACCACCGACAATGAAACTGGCTTCTCCAGTCACCATTTCGTCAAGTCGTTTGGGAA comes from the Acidobacteriota bacterium genome and includes:
- a CDS encoding IPT/TIG domain-containing protein; this encodes MYRRIILFGLVSAIVILVGCLVTPSVWMNSRLKKSLALPGRSTQLILKISQRRPVVNEGNRIVLTATDEDGNQLSGLRWSSGSPDIAEVNSITGEVEGKKRGFATVTVTRNGQAASVFVTVVRVEKRKGEKVRGETRLDGKGQIYLSNPLQNVIMRADSALNSSFEVFAGSKNVRGIRDGLRSQSLFAGPTAIGIDNSTTGGVYIADTLNHSLRKITFTNEVQTIVGIGLPGTPRFDQTGTLSLSNLRLWSPRGVAVEAGGNLFLADTDNHAIYYLDLAAQQVRLVAGYPGESGKVDGPGSDARFFRPAGLTLSSDGRTLGVADEGNNRIRLIELARASDGSFSGQVTTIGVASSTRGVAIQSLRQMDNPRDEIVFRQPSSLSFDTVGNLNVVDQSGVYVVLRPLGKLPEVIELAQPGVTFMKPVSVSVNQIGSFVLDQDALEEESLKVVAVGAPRILSLSQDTARIDGGTEITITGENFAPESIVTLGNTPISDVNVVSATEIRFRVPPQFLPGERALSVQNRGEISQAKLTIIPKRLDEMVTGEASFIVGGAAYNGDGARATDPSVSLETSLFTVDTLGNIYTADGIRIRRIDADTRIVTTIVGGDIAGSIKDGGPARAARLVDAHDVVLDRAGNLFISDNNGRRIRRVDALTGIITTVVGGGRSRTDGTPADKFLLVKAQGLTIDQNNRLYFEDLNQIFSLNPDSQIIQLVAGTGQKGSSGDGGPATQATFNFNGVIKTKLFTLDQAGNLFIADVGNYRVRRIDAASGVITTVAGNGYLGYSGDGGPATNARMTPKSIALDKRGNLVIGEYPNRGVRSVDLQTGILSTLLTPEFLEAGGPPEVIGIQLDGNDNIYIGSKAGIWRFDAQSQRLTLIAGAEHPRELNLEELLSFNTRIPSVRALNVDSDGKVYLGVSSGVLQVTPETGRIAQVAGTGTPGFDGDGGPSEEANLAQVNDLHFLPNDNLLISDLGNPALQIGPRVRLVDRQTNIISTVAGNGSVVAEEEGTYALQTPVFPTGITTDPTSNLIIGESYRIRQVDSRTGILTTLARTHELGGYCQELAADGGGNIFVISNLYSTSQIRRIDAQTKTMTHVAGNRSTEIMTDGVPATETGAGWITDLAIDADGNLYLCSPSERTVRRVDARTGIITTLPRDPVVISLKETLGDLLSIVFDQQGNLYQLYFNGFVRVVKGVGRPGKPGIGPIGKKLSDPQPQISSLTIKENKLTLTGDGLDKDSLVVKINQVDVSSRIKRRTETKLILKGTPAQLSLIPGMNTIQLVVNGFPLVTYPFQFTVNQP